In the Alphaproteobacteria bacterium genome, CGATCAAGACGCGCTTCGAGATGCAGGACGGCAGGCCGGTGCTGTTCCGGCTGCCCGAAATCAACTTCATCGACGACAAGGTCGGCAAGCCGATCGGCATCAATCAGCACATTGGCCGGCGGCCGCTCGCGGCGTTCGGCAACTCCGACGGCGACCTGCAGATGCTGCAATACACCACGCTGTCCGGCGGCCCGCGTTTCGGCCTGCTCGTGCACCACACCGACGCGGAACGCGAATACGCTTACGACCGCAAATCCCACTTCGGAAAGCTCGACAAGGCGCTCGACGTCGCGGCCGACAACAAGTGGACCGTGGCCAGCATGAAATCCGACTGGAAGCGCATCTTCCCCTGGAGCGAGTAGAGGCCCACCAGCGGCCTCGATTCGAGGGCCGCTGGCATCCGCATCAGCCCCGATAGACCGGCGCCGGCTGCGAGAAGAAGCCGAGCAGGATGTGCTGCACCAGCTTGTAGTTCTTCTGCTGCATGCTTGCGTGCGAGATGCCCGGCATCACGGCGAACTGCTTGTCCGGGTTCGGCAGTTTCTTGAAGAACTCGATCAGGTCGTCGAAGCTCGCGATCCCGTCCCATTGGCCGCGCATGACCAGCGTCGGCGCCTTGATGTTCTCGGGGTTCACGACGGGGAGCTTCGAGCACATATCGACGTAGGTGCCGGTCGGCACTGAGTCGTCGAGCTTCAGGATCGCGTCCGCGAAGGCGTCGATGACGCTGTCTTCCGCGGCGCCCGGGTGGTCGCGGTTGAAGATCGAAAACACGAAGTCACGATTGATCGGACGGCGGTTCTTCGAGGAGAATTCGGGCAGCTTCTTGCGCCGCTCGGCAAGGGTCGGCGAGCCTTCGCCGGTCCACACATGCGCATCGAGCGCGAGCCGGTCCACCATCTCGGGATGGCGCTCGGCAAAGAGCGCGGCGCGCAGCGCACCCGAGGAGATGCCGTAGACGAGGAGAGGGCGGTCACTGCCGCGCAGCTTCTGAATGTACTGCGCCGCCGCGTGGCAATCGTCCGCGCCATAGGAAATCGGCGCGTTGTTGTCGCGGTCCTTGGTGGAGCGCCCGTAGCCCTCCATGTCGACGCACCAGGTGTCGTAACCCTGCTTGGCGAAGTACTCCATCGCGGAGGAGTCCGGCCGTCCCGGCACGTCGAGATCGAACGTCGGCTGCGATGCCATGGAGGAGCCATGCACGAACAGGATCGTGCCTTTGGTCTTGGCTGGATCACCCGCGACCTTGTTCCAGAGGAAGAGCTTGACGTCCCCCTTGTTGGTCCAGTGTTCGGTGCCGGGGAGGCGGACCTGTACGTTCATTGCCTGTCGTCCTTAATGATGCGCATGATCTGATCCGAAAACGGTTCCCATCCCCGATCGGGGTCGAGGATATGCTTTTCGGGATCATGCGCTAGTTGATGCCAATATTGTTCGCCTTGATGAGCTTGCCCCAGCGCTCGATCTCGGCCTCGATGTAGGCGCCGAATTCCTGCGGACTCATCACCATCGTGTTCGCGCCCTGGCGCTTCCAGGACTCCTGGATATCGGGCCGCATCAGGATCTTGTTGATCTCGCGATTGAGCAATTCGACGATGGGCTGTGGCGTGCCGGCCGGCGCCATCACGCCGATCCAGATGGTGGCGTCATAGCCCGGAATGCCCGCTTCCGCGATGGTCGGCACGTTCGGCAGGATCGGGGAGCGGATCTTGCCCGAGGTGCCGAGCGCCTTGAGACGGCCGGCTTCGATCATCGGCGCCGCCGTCGGCACGCTGTCGAACATCATGTCGATCTGACCCGAGATGATGTCGGCACGAGCGCCGGTCGAGCCCTTGTAGGGGACGTGGATGATGTCGAGCCCGGCGAGGTTTTTGATGAGTTCGCCGGCCATATGATAGTTCGAGCCGGGGCCGGACGAGCCGTAGTTCAGCGTCCCGGGTTTTTGCTTCGCAAGCGCGATGAGCTCCTTCAAGGTGCTCACCGGCGAGCGCTCCGGCACCACCAGCACCAGCTCCGAATTCATCAGCGAGGCGACCGGCACGAAGTCGCGCGTCAGGCGATAGGGCTTGTTCGGATTGAGCGTCTCGACCGTGGTCTGCGTCGCCGAGATCATCAGCAGCGTGTAGCCATCGGGCGCCGAACGCGCGACCTCGGTGGTGCCGATGATGGTGCCGGCACCGGGCCGGTTTTCCATCACGATCGGCTGGCCGAGCGACTTGCGCAGTTCCTCGCCGAGCGAGCGGGTGAACACGTCGGTCGGACCGCCCGCCCCGAAGGGCACGATGATGCGGATCAGCCGGTTGGGATAATCCTGCGCGAGCGCCGAAGAGGCGGCGAAGAGCGCCGCGGCGGCCAGCGCAACGCGCCAGAGCATCACACCGCGACCTTGATGGCCGCGGGAGCGTGCACGCCCAGCCCCAGCATCTGCCGCGCGTGCGCCGGCGTCGCGATACTGCACCCGAGCAGCTCCACGATCTTGACCGCCTTGGCGACCAGCGCCGCATTGCTGGGCGTGAGCTTGCCGCGCTCCAGATAGAGGTTGTCCTCAAGTCCCACGCGGACGTGGCCGCCGAGGATCACCGCCTGCGCCGCCATTGGAAACTGGTAGAGCGAAATCCCGAAGGCGAACCAGGTGCAGCCCGGCGGCAGCAGGTTGCGCATATAGAGCATCGCCTCTGGCGTCGCGGGCTGACCCCAGGCAATGCCGAGGCAGATCTGGAACATGCCAGGCGGCTTGATGAACCCGGTTTCGATCATCCGCTTGGCGAGCAGGAGATGGCCGGTCTCGAACACTTCGAGCTCGGGCGTGACGCCGGCCTCGCGGATATGCGTCGCCATCGCCTCGAGGATCGGCGGCGTGTTCACGAACACGTTCGGCCCCATGTTCATGCTGCCCATATCGAGCGAGCAGATTTCCGGGCGCAAGTCGAGCACATGCTGCACGCGCTGACGCGGCGTGCGCAGCGTGGTGCCGGGGCCGGGCTTCATGGCGTCGTCAGCGCTGGGCGAGAAGCGGCCGCCGGGACCGGTCGTCAGATTGATCACGACGTCGATGCCGCTCGCGCGCACGCGATCCACCACCTCGGCGTAGTGGGCGCCCTCCATGCTGGGCAGGCCGGTCTTCGGATCGCGCACATGGATATGCACGATCGCGGCGCCCGCCTTGGCGGCATCGATTGCCGACGTTGCGATCTGTTCCGGCGTCACCGGCACGGCCGGGTTCTTTCCCGGTGTGTCCGCCGACCCGGTGACCGCGCAGGAAATCATCACCTTGCGTGACACGGGCTTCCTCCCCTGAAGCGCTTGTCCACCCAGCCTACAATGCTCTGCCGGAGCCGGATACGGTATCTCAACGCATGGCGCGTCCGCGGTCCTTGCCACCCATTGTGCGCTGCGCTAAGCCACGGCGGACCCGTTTCTGGAACGAATCCGAACTGGAATCAGTAGCGATTTCCGGGCCGAAACGGGAGGTTCCGTCCGGGCGTAGCGGAAGGTGAAGGTCGCCGATGAGCGAGCTGTTGCAGGACTATTTGCCGCTCGTGGTATTCATCGCGATCGCCCTGGTGATCGGCCTCGCGCTGCTGATCGCGCCGTTCCTGGTGGCCTACCAGAACCCCGATCCGGAGAAACTCTCCGCCTACGAGTGCGGCTTCAACGCCTTCGACGACGCGCGCATGAAGTTCGACGTGCGCTTCTATCTTGTGGCGATCCTGTTCATCATCTTCGACCTCGAAGTGTCGTTCCTGTTCCCATGGGCGGTGGCGTTCGGCCAGCTCGGCGCATTCGGCTTCTGGTCGATGATGATCTTCCTTGGCGTGCTCACCATCGGCTTCATATATGAGTGGAAGAAGGGGGCGCTCGAATGGGATTGAGCGCATGACACTCGTC is a window encoding:
- a CDS encoding NADH-quinone oxidoreductase subunit A, with the protein product MSELLQDYLPLVVFIAIALVIGLALLIAPFLVAYQNPDPEKLSAYECGFNAFDDARMKFDVRFYLVAILFIIFDLEVSFLFPWAVAFGQLGAFGFWSMMIFLGVLTIGFIYEWKKGALEWD
- a CDS encoding tripartite tricarboxylate transporter substrate binding protein — encoded protein: MLWRVALAAAALFAASSALAQDYPNRLIRIIVPFGAGGPTDVFTRSLGEELRKSLGQPIVMENRPGAGTIIGTTEVARSAPDGYTLLMISATQTTVETLNPNKPYRLTRDFVPVASLMNSELVLVVPERSPVSTLKELIALAKQKPGTLNYGSSGPGSNYHMAGELIKNLAGLDIIHVPYKGSTGARADIISGQIDMMFDSVPTAAPMIEAGRLKALGTSGKIRSPILPNVPTIAEAGIPGYDATIWIGVMAPAGTPQPIVELLNREINKILMRPDIQESWKRQGANTMVMSPQEFGAYIEAEIERWGKLIKANNIGIN
- a CDS encoding alpha/beta fold hydrolase translates to MNVQVRLPGTEHWTNKGDVKLFLWNKVAGDPAKTKGTILFVHGSSMASQPTFDLDVPGRPDSSAMEYFAKQGYDTWCVDMEGYGRSTKDRDNNAPISYGADDCHAAAQYIQKLRGSDRPLLVYGISSGALRAALFAERHPEMVDRLALDAHVWTGEGSPTLAERRKKLPEFSSKNRRPINRDFVFSIFNRDHPGAAEDSVIDAFADAILKLDDSVPTGTYVDMCSKLPVVNPENIKAPTLVMRGQWDGIASFDDLIEFFKKLPNPDKQFAVMPGISHASMQQKNYKLVQHILLGFFSQPAPVYRG
- a CDS encoding 3-keto-5-aminohexanoate cleavage protein; this translates as MSRKVMISCAVTGSADTPGKNPAVPVTPEQIATSAIDAAKAGAAIVHIHVRDPKTGLPSMEGAHYAEVVDRVRASGIDVVINLTTGPGGRFSPSADDAMKPGPGTTLRTPRQRVQHVLDLRPEICSLDMGSMNMGPNVFVNTPPILEAMATHIREAGVTPELEVFETGHLLLAKRMIETGFIKPPGMFQICLGIAWGQPATPEAMLYMRNLLPPGCTWFAFGISLYQFPMAAQAVILGGHVRVGLEDNLYLERGKLTPSNAALVAKAVKIVELLGCSIATPAHARQMLGLGVHAPAAIKVAV